Proteins encoded by one window of Deinococcus sedimenti:
- a CDS encoding XRE family transcriptional regulator gives MDTVTFPGGVKLGVRRRLLGIPLAQLARDAALQPELLRRLEAGEFDPRSLHRLARRVLSRTLDTTLD, from the coding sequence ATGGACACCGTGACCTTTCCGGGAGGAGTGAAGCTGGGAGTGCGCCGCCGCCTGCTGGGCATTCCGCTGGCGCAGCTGGCGCGGGACGCCGCGTTGCAGCCCGAGCTGCTGCGCCGCCTGGAGGCCGGGGAGTTCGATCCGCGCAGTCTGCACCGCCTGGCGCGGCGGGTGCTGTCGCGCACGCTGGACACCACCCTGGACTGA
- a CDS encoding ribonuclease H encodes MNQAFVDASWQEQSGPDGLARGVGGWGLVLLRPGTLPARFQGQLLAPDNNAAEVRAVLEAVRAAPAGEALTVHTDNQAVIASVGRGRGPALLDEDAREVHAEALARGVTLRVVYAPRTRRHMQSAHDLANDARRGTGAAGLLGVQSDVLIEQRPAQPEARVSLRRPGERITAHVPLDLSSDVPPSAQALLAAVGLALPGEALLIRRASRVAQALWQRPDRALRPAAQARLQGARRAADENGVQVEFLGTG; translated from the coding sequence GTGAATCAGGCGTTCGTGGATGCCAGCTGGCAGGAACAATCCGGTCCCGACGGGCTTGCGCGCGGCGTGGGCGGCTGGGGGCTGGTGCTGCTGCGCCCCGGCACGCTCCCCGCGCGCTTCCAGGGGCAGCTGCTCGCGCCGGACAACAACGCCGCCGAGGTCCGCGCGGTGCTGGAGGCCGTGCGGGCCGCGCCCGCCGGGGAGGCACTGACCGTGCACACGGACAATCAGGCGGTGATCGCGTCGGTCGGTCGGGGGCGCGGCCCGGCCCTGCTGGACGAGGACGCCCGCGAGGTGCACGCCGAGGCCCTGGCGCGCGGCGTGACCCTGCGGGTCGTGTACGCGCCCCGCACGCGCCGCCACATGCAGAGCGCCCACGATCTGGCGAACGACGCGCGACGCGGCACCGGCGCGGCCGGGCTGCTGGGCGTGCAGTCGGACGTGCTGATCGAGCAGCGGCCCGCGCAGCCCGAGGCGCGCGTCAGCCTGCGCCGCCCCGGCGAGCGCATCACCGCGCACGTCCCGCTGGACCTGAGTTCCGACGTGCCGCCCAGCGCGCAGGCCCTGCTGGCCGCCGTGGGCCTCGCGCTGCCCGGCGAGGCGCTGCTGATCCGCCGCGCCAGCCGCGTCGCGCAGGCCCTGTGGCAGCGCCCCGACCGTGCCCTGCGGCCCGCCGCGCAGGCCCGGCTGCAGGGCGCCCGCCGCGCCGCGGACGAGAACGGCGTGCAGGTGGAATTCCTCGGCACCGGGTGA
- a CDS encoding glycoside hydrolase family 31 protein has product MRFSSFAVESGGLGPEVRVWGESDALVVSAPLPGVLRVRLFPEARANSLGFPRLGVKRSFALRPDLPAGLDLTVTEEGADLRVQGDGVTLRLDRVTGAWEVLGAAGEVLERALAWSGEAPTQRPALDAERFNLRRTRLNLDAPDGALYLGFGERVGPLDKRGMHLTFWNTDCFPHHTETDPLYVSVPFTTVLRGGRAHGVFVDESWRMEVDVARAHPHELRWASSGPELDVFVLAGPGPADVLRRYADLTGYAPMPPLWALGSAQSRWGYRTADDLRAVIQGYRDRNLPLDSVYVDIDYMDAYKVWTVSGANFPDLRAFVKEAGAQGVKLVPIVDPGVKLEAGYDVYEEATRGDHLVRTARGDVLVGEVWPDPAVFPDFTRPEVVAWWADRHRFFADAGIQGQWNDMNEPACFSLRQPRETEGKTLPYDARHGTRTHLEVHNAYANGMSEASRLGYAKFSPQIRPWVLTRAGYAGIQRHATVWTGDNTATWSHLALSLPMIQGLGLSGIPFAAADVGGFAGDTTGELLARWYQAAVGYAFLRNHAALGTADQEPWRFGEAVTDVIRAALELRYRLLPHLYTLSQGATRTALPVMRPLALHWPADEDAAREDTQYLLGEGLMVAPVLRAGHRRRLVYLPAGDWAPVFNLSPSGPVVAGGQHVVADAPLDTLPLYLRAGTAVPVTEAAPHTTSARWAALSWLVHVGPQGFTGEVFEDDGDGPVGGRLTRLTGERDGTRLTIRQGAPGDAGEAGREVTLHLLGLEGARDAQGAELGRAGSALRLTLPADGQPVTLHLGGAGTTP; this is encoded by the coding sequence ATGAGGTTTTCTTCGTTCGCGGTGGAGTCGGGTGGGCTGGGGCCAGAGGTGCGCGTGTGGGGCGAGTCGGACGCGCTGGTGGTGTCCGCGCCGCTGCCGGGGGTGCTGCGGGTGCGGCTGTTCCCGGAGGCGCGGGCGAACTCGCTGGGCTTCCCGCGCCTGGGGGTCAAGCGGAGTTTCGCGCTGCGGCCGGACCTCCCGGCGGGTCTGGACCTGACGGTGACCGAGGAGGGCGCAGACCTGCGGGTGCAGGGGGACGGGGTGACGCTGCGGCTGGACCGCGTGACCGGCGCGTGGGAGGTGCTCGGCGCCGCGGGTGAGGTGCTGGAGCGGGCGCTGGCGTGGTCGGGTGAGGCGCCCACGCAGCGGCCCGCGCTGGACGCGGAGCGGTTCAATCTGCGCCGCACCCGCCTGAATCTGGACGCTCCGGACGGCGCGCTGTACCTGGGTTTCGGGGAGCGGGTGGGGCCGCTGGACAAGCGCGGGATGCACCTGACGTTCTGGAATACGGACTGCTTCCCGCATCACACGGAGACGGACCCGCTGTACGTGTCGGTGCCGTTCACGACGGTGCTGCGCGGGGGCCGGGCGCACGGGGTGTTCGTGGACGAGTCCTGGCGGATGGAGGTGGACGTGGCGCGCGCCCACCCGCACGAGCTGCGCTGGGCGTCGTCCGGGCCGGAACTGGACGTGTTCGTGCTGGCGGGGCCGGGCCCGGCGGACGTGCTGCGCCGTTACGCGGACCTGACCGGGTACGCGCCCATGCCGCCGCTGTGGGCGCTGGGCTCCGCGCAGAGCCGCTGGGGGTACCGCACGGCGGACGACCTGCGCGCCGTCATCCAGGGCTACCGGGACCGGAATTTGCCGCTGGACAGCGTGTACGTGGATATCGACTACATGGACGCGTACAAGGTCTGGACGGTCAGCGGTGCAAACTTCCCGGATCTGCGGGCGTTCGTGAAGGAGGCGGGCGCGCAGGGCGTGAAGCTCGTGCCGATCGTGGACCCCGGCGTGAAGCTGGAGGCCGGGTACGACGTGTACGAGGAGGCCACACGGGGGGATCATCTGGTCCGCACGGCGCGCGGGGACGTGCTGGTCGGGGAGGTCTGGCCGGACCCGGCGGTGTTCCCGGACTTCACGCGGCCCGAGGTGGTCGCGTGGTGGGCTGATCGGCACAGGTTCTTCGCGGACGCCGGGATTCAGGGGCAGTGGAACGACATGAACGAACCCGCGTGCTTCAGCCTGCGCCAGCCGCGCGAGACGGAAGGCAAGACCCTGCCGTACGACGCGCGGCACGGCACCCGCACGCACCTGGAGGTCCACAACGCGTATGCGAACGGCATGAGCGAGGCCAGCCGCCTGGGCTACGCGAAGTTCAGTCCGCAGATCCGCCCGTGGGTGCTGACCCGCGCCGGGTACGCCGGCATCCAGCGGCACGCGACCGTGTGGACCGGGGACAACACCGCCACGTGGTCGCACCTGGCCCTGAGCCTCCCGATGATCCAGGGTCTGGGCCTGAGCGGCATTCCGTTCGCGGCGGCGGACGTGGGCGGCTTCGCGGGCGACACGACCGGGGAGCTACTGGCCCGCTGGTACCAGGCGGCGGTCGGGTACGCCTTCCTGCGCAACCACGCCGCGCTGGGCACCGCCGATCAGGAACCCTGGCGCTTCGGGGAGGCCGTCACGGACGTGATCCGCGCCGCGCTGGAGCTGCGCTACCGGCTGCTGCCGCACCTGTACACCCTGTCGCAGGGGGCGACCCGCACGGCGCTGCCCGTCATGCGCCCGCTGGCGCTACACTGGCCCGCCGACGAGGACGCCGCGCGCGAGGACACCCAGTACCTGCTGGGCGAGGGCCTGATGGTCGCGCCGGTCCTGCGGGCCGGGCACCGGCGGCGGCTGGTGTACCTCCCGGCGGGGGACTGGGCGCCGGTGTTCAACCTGTCCCCGTCGGGGCCGGTGGTGGCGGGTGGGCAGCACGTCGTGGCGGACGCGCCGCTGGACACCCTGCCGCTGTACCTGCGGGCCGGGACGGCCGTGCCGGTCACGGAGGCCGCGCCACACACCACCTCGGCCCGCTGGGCGGCGCTGTCGTGGCTGGTGCACGTGGGTCCGCAGGGCTTCACCGGTGAGGTGTTCGAGGATGACGGGGACGGTCCGGTGGGGGGCCGCCTGACCCGCCTGACCGGCGAGCGGGACGGCACGCGCCTGACCATCCGCCAGGGCGCGCCGGGCGACGCGGGCGAGGCCGGGCGGGAGGTCACGCTGCACCTCCTGGGTCTGGAGGGCGCGCGGGACGCGCAGGGCGCGGAGCTGGGCCGGGCCGGGAGCGCTCTGCGCCTGACCCTGCCCGCAGATGGACAGCCGGTCACGCTGCACCTAGGCGGAGCCGGGACGACTCCCTGA
- a CDS encoding VUT family protein, which produces MTPTSPTPAPRRLALPALLIALYALSILLANLTLNTFIPLPVYGLLSVGTIFFAAVFTLRDRIHRAGGLNAVYIAIAAALIVNTAVALLTGTPWRFIGASFLAILAGELADTAVYQRLIQRSWWTRVLASNAVSVPLDSVLFNLLAFWGDMPPAQIAQIIFADILIKYLIAALFAIRVRHAARAT; this is translated from the coding sequence ATGACCCCCACCTCCCCCACACCCGCGCCCCGGCGGCTGGCCCTGCCCGCGCTGCTGATCGCCCTGTACGCCCTGAGCATCCTGCTGGCGAACCTGACGCTGAACACCTTCATTCCGCTGCCGGTGTACGGCCTGCTGAGCGTCGGCACGATCTTCTTCGCGGCCGTGTTCACGCTGCGCGACCGCATTCACCGCGCGGGCGGCCTGAACGCCGTGTACATCGCCATCGCGGCGGCGCTGATCGTGAACACCGCCGTCGCCCTGCTGACCGGCACGCCCTGGCGGTTCATCGGCGCGAGCTTCCTGGCGATCCTGGCCGGGGAACTCGCGGACACCGCCGTGTACCAGCGTCTCATCCAGCGCAGCTGGTGGACGCGGGTGCTGGCCAGCAACGCCGTGAGCGTCCCGCTGGACAGCGTGCTGTTCAACCTGCTGGCCTTCTGGGGCGACATGCCGCCCGCGCAGATCGCGCAGATCATCTTCGCGGACATCCTGATCAAGTACCTGATCGCCGCGCTGTTCGCCATCCGCGTCCGGCACGCCGCCCGCGCCACCTGA
- a CDS encoding arginase: MLLSIDWDAFSGTRELVFDAPIWGTRDRDEDRLDAWMARVHKRGGDSWAALDGDFPLYPGWEALRVYTGVPAFVTLSHADAWTWLHRYPGLDVLNLDSHHDLASRSGDPTRVRPGNWAGLGVARGLIRTVTTLYPDWHAALPVAEGFDLGRTRAEVWPLLSPDVQARVTLTRQAHPGDGLPDPAGVTSLLLVQSPAWTNPAHDEAFQALADALRAHPIVPPHPRIQRA; this comes from the coding sequence GTGCTGCTGAGTATCGACTGGGACGCCTTCTCCGGCACGCGGGAACTGGTGTTCGACGCGCCCATCTGGGGCACCCGCGACCGCGACGAGGACCGCCTGGACGCCTGGATGGCGCGGGTCCACAAACGCGGCGGGGACTCCTGGGCGGCGCTGGACGGGGATTTTCCGCTGTACCCCGGCTGGGAGGCCCTGCGCGTCTACACCGGCGTTCCGGCGTTCGTGACGCTCAGCCACGCCGACGCGTGGACCTGGCTGCACCGGTACCCGGGGCTGGACGTCCTGAACCTCGACTCGCACCATGACCTCGCCAGCCGCAGCGGCGACCCCACCCGCGTCCGCCCCGGGAACTGGGCCGGGCTGGGCGTGGCGCGCGGCCTGATCCGCACCGTCACCACCCTGTACCCCGACTGGCACGCCGCGCTGCCCGTCGCCGAGGGCTTCGACCTGGGCCGCACCCGCGCCGAGGTCTGGCCCCTGCTCTCCCCGGACGTGCAGGCCCGCGTGACCCTGACCCGGCAGGCCCACCCGGGAGACGGCCTGCCCGACCCGGCAGGGGTGACGTCCCTGCTGCTGGTGCAGTCCCCCGCCTGGACGAACCCTGCCCACGACGAGGCGTTCCAGGCGCTGGCCGACGCGCTGCGCGCGCACCCCATCGTGCCGCCCCACCCCAGAATCCAGAGGGCTTGA
- a CDS encoding GNAT family N-acetyltransferase — MTVPVRPIAEHEWDAAAAILTATNPNDPLTGEELRRQMREQQDWGYGWAVLVAHDATDVVGVALHYQNPGAFHPDRYTLDLAVAPAAQGRGVGAALWTALDAALRARNAESARILAREDHPVAPGFLARRGFSGDKRYFMSALHVPGFDPAPYAALEDRLHARGVRFRSLAQLRAAGTPDLTRRLHALMSDVRQDVPRAEPATPLSFEVFEDAILGDPGLLPDAYLVAEVDGQWVGQTSLFRSDASPDLLTGLTGVTRDWRGQGIATGLKLAAIRAARALDATTIRTDNASDNAPMLAINDRLGFVRDPASVSHVIQFR; from the coding sequence ATGACGGTTCCCGTCCGCCCCATTGCCGAGCACGAGTGGGACGCCGCCGCCGCGATCCTCACGGCCACCAACCCGAACGACCCCCTGACCGGCGAGGAACTGCGCCGACAGATGCGTGAACAGCAGGACTGGGGTTACGGCTGGGCTGTGCTCGTCGCCCACGACGCCACCGATGTGGTGGGCGTGGCCCTGCACTACCAGAATCCCGGCGCGTTTCACCCGGACCGCTACACGCTGGACCTCGCCGTCGCGCCCGCCGCGCAGGGCCGCGGGGTGGGCGCGGCCCTGTGGACGGCGCTGGACGCGGCCCTGCGCGCCCGGAACGCCGAATCCGCCCGCATCCTGGCCCGCGAGGACCACCCGGTCGCCCCGGGCTTCCTGGCCCGACGGGGTTTCAGCGGCGACAAGCGGTACTTCATGTCCGCCCTGCACGTCCCGGGCTTCGACCCCGCGCCGTACGCCGCGCTGGAAGACCGCCTGCACGCCCGGGGCGTCCGCTTCCGCAGCCTCGCCCAGTTGCGCGCCGCAGGTACACCGGACCTCACGCGGCGGCTGCACGCCCTGATGAGCGACGTGCGCCAGGACGTGCCGCGCGCCGAACCCGCCACGCCCCTGAGCTTCGAGGTGTTCGAGGACGCCATCCTCGGCGACCCTGGACTCCTCCCGGACGCGTACCTGGTCGCCGAGGTGGACGGGCAGTGGGTGGGGCAGACCTCGCTCTTCCGCAGCGACGCCAGCCCCGACCTGCTGACCGGCCTGACCGGCGTCACCCGCGACTGGCGCGGCCAGGGGATCGCCACCGGCCTGAAACTCGCCGCGATCCGCGCCGCGCGCGCCCTGGACGCCACCACCATCCGCACCGACAACGCCAGCGACAACGCCCCCATGCTGGCCATCAACGACCGCCTCGGCTTCGTGCGCGACCCCGCCAGCGTGTCCCACGTGATCCAATTCAGGTGA
- a CDS encoding GNAT family N-acetyltransferase produces MTVPSALTVRPATDADLGELADLLTAVNPRHPWTAESLAHDLHSLRSHPLGLHVEQWVAHGPDGALLGAASALQFGGMYHPDRYHAEVSVHPGARGRGVGTRLAQLLDAHLRERGAREVLAGAYEDEPRSLHFLHARGFEEVMRFFDNVLTVADFDPDAWTDQAALPGGLRAVSLADLSAELGEDAARRAYYEGWLAAREDVPRTGAATPVAYEDFLTRLDRPEHLPHGTLLAVTPAGEVAALSELYRDLHDPQRLNTGLTGTTRAWRRQGLALALKVAALRLARNLGAREVWTGNATTNAPMLALNDRLGFRPRVAWVEHCWGGLDA; encoded by the coding sequence GTGACCGTGCCCTCCGCCCTCACGGTGCGGCCCGCTACGGACGCCGACCTGGGCGAGCTGGCGGACCTGCTGACGGCCGTGAATCCCCGCCACCCCTGGACGGCCGAGTCCCTGGCGCACGACCTGCACTCGCTGCGGTCGCACCCGCTGGGGCTGCACGTCGAGCAGTGGGTGGCGCACGGGCCGGACGGGGCGCTGCTGGGGGCGGCGTCCGCGTTGCAGTTCGGCGGGATGTACCACCCGGACCGCTACCACGCCGAGGTGTCGGTGCACCCCGGCGCGCGCGGGCGGGGCGTGGGCACCCGGCTGGCGCAGCTGCTGGACGCGCACCTGCGCGAGCGGGGCGCCCGTGAGGTCCTGGCGGGCGCGTACGAGGACGAACCGCGCAGCCTGCACTTCCTGCACGCCCGCGGCTTCGAGGAGGTCATGCGCTTCTTCGACAACGTGCTGACGGTCGCGGACTTCGACCCGGACGCCTGGACGGATCAGGCGGCGCTGCCCGGCGGCCTGCGCGCCGTGTCCCTGGCCGACCTGAGTGCCGAACTGGGCGAGGACGCGGCCCGGCGCGCGTACTACGAGGGCTGGCTGGCCGCTCGCGAGGACGTGCCCCGCACCGGCGCGGCCACCCCGGTGGCCTACGAGGACTTCCTGACGCGCCTGGACCGCCCGGAGCACCTGCCCCACGGGACCCTGCTGGCCGTGACCCCGGCGGGTGAGGTGGCGGCCCTGTCGGAACTGTACCGGGACCTGCACGACCCGCAGCGGCTGAACACCGGCCTGACCGGCACCACCCGCGCGTGGCGCCGCCAGGGGCTGGCCCTGGCGCTGAAGGTCGCCGCGCTGAGACTCGCGCGGAACCTGGGTGCCCGCGAGGTCTGGACCGGGAACGCCACCACCAACGCGCCCATGCTGGCCCTGAACGACCGCCTGGGCTTCCGCCCGCGCGTCGCGTGGGTCGAACACTGCTGGGGAGGGCTGGACGCATGA
- a CDS encoding GNAT family N-acetyltransferase — translation MTTEPFTLRDMRKPDDFAEVAALLSAADPEWPLTAEMLATWDEAHDPKLYRRERVAEQGGRIVGVSHVGHDDFAFEEWRYFGRVVVHPDARRRGVGTALYDDAFAALRGLSAQDLRTMLSDQDEDAPGRAFLAARGYVRTWDRFESRIHTGDVDLGAFDDLMAAVEADGVQLRSVADLAGDPERDRRLWELDWRLFQDVPMGQALTRRSFESWVKQELDDPTFSHELSFVAVRPGVNDPETGPYVGYSTLMSNPAGFYIIGMTGVRREDRGRGVAKALKVAAMRALAAAGGGEIRTFNDPPNKAMLGMNRALGFRRGPTRSRYELHLDPVTGEHRPVELPAEMA, via the coding sequence ATGACCACTGAACCCTTCACGCTGCGCGACATGCGGAAACCCGACGATTTCGCGGAGGTCGCGGCGTTGCTGAGCGCCGCCGATCCCGAGTGGCCCCTGACGGCCGAGATGCTCGCCACCTGGGACGAGGCGCACGACCCGAAGCTGTACCGCCGCGAGCGCGTGGCGGAGCAGGGCGGGCGGATCGTGGGCGTCAGTCACGTCGGGCATGACGACTTCGCGTTCGAGGAGTGGCGCTACTTCGGGCGGGTGGTCGTGCACCCGGACGCCCGGCGGCGCGGCGTGGGCACGGCCCTGTACGACGACGCGTTCGCCGCGCTGCGCGGGCTGAGCGCGCAGGATCTCCGCACCATGCTCAGCGATCAGGACGAGGACGCGCCGGGCCGGGCGTTCCTGGCCGCGCGGGGCTACGTGCGCACCTGGGACCGCTTCGAGTCCCGCATCCACACCGGGGACGTGGACCTGGGCGCCTTCGACGACCTGATGGCGGCCGTTGAGGCGGACGGCGTGCAGCTGCGGTCCGTCGCGGACCTCGCCGGGGACCCGGAGAGGGACCGGCGCCTGTGGGAACTCGACTGGCGCCTCTTCCAGGACGTCCCGATGGGGCAGGCGCTGACCCGCCGCTCCTTCGAGTCGTGGGTGAAGCAGGAACTGGACGACCCGACCTTCAGCCACGAGCTGTCCTTCGTGGCGGTCCGGCCGGGCGTGAACGACCCGGAGACCGGCCCGTACGTGGGGTACAGCACCCTGATGAGCAACCCGGCCGGTTTCTACATCATCGGGATGACCGGCGTGCGCCGCGAGGACCGCGGGCGCGGCGTCGCGAAGGCCCTGAAGGTCGCCGCGATGCGCGCCCTGGCGGCCGCCGGGGGCGGCGAGATCCGCACGTTCAACGACCCGCCCAACAAGGCCATGCTGGGCATGAACCGCGCGCTGGGCTTCCGGCGCGGCCCCACCCGCAGCCGCTACGAACTGCACCTGGACCCCGTGACCGGCGAGCACCGGCCCGTCGAACTGCCTGCGGAGATGGCGTGA
- a CDS encoding PIG-L deacetylase family protein, translating into MSDGLKLLLIVPHPDDEVYGASGTLMGHLEAGEACGLVTLTRGEAGRTLGLCDGPEELARMREVELAACLQVIGLTTPEGPAGRNVFEHHRFPDKYLKDQPLSALTEVAREAMVRLRPEVVLTFPPNGSNGHPDHVTTHRAVKAAWDALPDGERPRLWYYASDVPPENEALRAEWLPPNVRHDVTRFIERKLQAIACHRSQALSTVDFIRKFPQRITEETFHELR; encoded by the coding sequence ATGAGTGACGGACTGAAACTTCTTTTGATCGTGCCGCACCCGGACGACGAGGTGTACGGCGCGTCCGGAACGCTGATGGGCCACCTGGAGGCCGGGGAGGCCTGCGGACTGGTGACGCTGACGCGCGGTGAGGCGGGGCGCACCCTGGGGCTGTGCGACGGGCCGGAGGAACTGGCGCGGATGCGGGAGGTGGAACTCGCGGCGTGCCTGCAGGTGATCGGCCTGACCACCCCGGAGGGCCCGGCGGGCCGGAACGTGTTCGAGCATCACCGCTTCCCGGACAAGTACCTGAAGGATCAGCCGCTCTCGGCGCTGACGGAGGTGGCGCGCGAGGCGATGGTGCGCCTGCGGCCGGAGGTGGTGCTGACGTTCCCGCCGAACGGCAGCAACGGCCACCCGGATCACGTGACCACGCACCGGGCCGTGAAGGCCGCGTGGGACGCGCTGCCGGACGGGGAGAGGCCCCGGCTGTGGTACTACGCGTCGGACGTGCCGCCGGAGAACGAGGCGCTGCGCGCGGAGTGGCTGCCGCCGAACGTGCGGCATGACGTGACGCGGTTCATCGAGCGCAAACTGCAGGCGATCGCGTGTCACCGCTCGCAGGCGCTGAGTACCGTGGATTTCATCCGGAAGTTCCCGCAGCGCATCACCGAGGAGACATTCCACGAACTGAGGTGA
- a CDS encoding putative bifunctional diguanylate cyclase/phosphodiesterase produces the protein MGDGAEQRELLTAWRRMLLCGLPLVLASIGVALLLARPDPWDRLVDPWLYFAMSGVLVLSWVAVLRRWGRLDQVTLLLTAGSVLFLSLKLLLIGLLLSDSPALLPELLETLVWLPAIITWTMLTDLSRVVQRLLNCSVAGIATLSALLVLWPLLLGRPLNVEVLRALVQINLAAVVSLYGASYFLRRNDLLGRAQGERRVRRELVYTDLLTGLPGRVRLTEQLRALTGRGGTFAVLVVDVDAFKVVNDTLGHDVGDELLRGVAGELQRLAPQGSGVYRLSGDEFVVLLPDADDQAAQWEARRLLQLAPTHPSLRVGMDVTLSIGVSVYPDDATDAEELLRHADSAMAAVKRAGRRQVRRYQPQQDAATERFQLLARDLSLALARQELSLQFQPVFRLEDLQPVKAEALLRWTHPQLGAVSPGEFIPVAERVGLIAPIGAWVLGEACRAALPWGQVTVSVNVSAVQLLQVEFPQVVQQALRDSGLPAQRLELELTETAALYEDDRAAQTMQLLRDLGVSLSIDDFGSGYSNLARLRSLPITGVKLDRSCTVDLPEGPSSPFSRALLSAVLGLTQHLPLDLTAEGVESAAHLAVLRELNCPLGQGHGLSRPLSPADFVALLQAPPRSAVPVGAAAS, from the coding sequence ATGGGGGACGGGGCCGAACAACGTGAGCTGCTGACTGCCTGGCGGCGCATGCTGCTGTGCGGCCTGCCGCTGGTGCTGGCGTCGATCGGGGTGGCGCTGCTGCTCGCGCGGCCTGACCCCTGGGACCGGCTGGTCGATCCGTGGCTGTACTTCGCGATGAGTGGCGTGCTGGTGCTCAGCTGGGTGGCGGTGCTGCGCCGCTGGGGCCGCCTGGATCAGGTGACGCTGCTGCTCACGGCGGGCAGCGTGCTGTTCCTGAGCCTGAAACTGCTGCTGATCGGTCTGCTGCTCAGTGACTCGCCGGCGCTGCTGCCGGAACTGCTCGAGACGCTGGTGTGGCTGCCGGCCATCATCACCTGGACGATGCTGACTGACCTGTCCCGGGTGGTGCAGCGTCTCCTGAACTGCAGCGTGGCCGGCATTGCCACGCTGAGTGCCCTGCTGGTGCTGTGGCCACTGCTGCTGGGCCGCCCGCTGAACGTGGAGGTGCTGCGCGCCCTGGTGCAGATCAACCTGGCGGCGGTCGTCAGCCTGTACGGCGCGTCGTATTTCCTGCGGCGCAACGACCTGCTGGGGCGCGCGCAGGGCGAACGGCGGGTGCGGCGGGAACTGGTGTACACCGACCTGCTGACGGGCCTGCCGGGCCGGGTGCGACTGACCGAGCAGCTGCGCGCCCTGACCGGGCGGGGCGGGACGTTCGCGGTGCTGGTCGTGGATGTGGACGCCTTCAAGGTCGTGAACGACACGCTGGGTCACGACGTGGGGGATGAGCTGCTGCGCGGCGTGGCGGGGGAGTTGCAGCGTCTTGCGCCGCAGGGCAGCGGCGTGTACCGCCTGAGCGGCGACGAGTTCGTGGTACTGCTGCCCGACGCGGACGATCAGGCAGCGCAGTGGGAGGCGCGGCGGCTGCTGCAGCTGGCGCCCACCCATCCCAGCCTGCGGGTGGGGATGGACGTGACGCTCAGCATCGGCGTGAGCGTCTACCCGGACGACGCCACGGACGCGGAGGAACTGCTGCGGCACGCCGATAGCGCCATGGCGGCCGTGAAACGCGCCGGGCGGCGGCAGGTGCGCCGCTACCAGCCGCAGCAGGACGCCGCCACCGAGCGCTTTCAGCTGCTGGCGCGGGACCTGAGCCTCGCGCTGGCCCGGCAGGAACTCAGCCTGCAGTTCCAGCCGGTGTTCCGCCTGGAGGACCTGCAGCCCGTGAAGGCTGAGGCGCTGCTGCGCTGGACGCATCCGCAACTGGGGGCCGTATCGCCCGGCGAGTTCATCCCGGTGGCGGAGCGGGTGGGGCTGATTGCTCCGATCGGCGCGTGGGTGCTGGGTGAGGCGTGCCGCGCGGCCCTGCCGTGGGGGCAGGTGACGGTCAGTGTGAATGTCAGCGCTGTGCAGCTGCTGCAGGTCGAGTTCCCGCAGGTGGTGCAGCAGGCCCTGCGGGACAGTGGCCTGCCGGCGCAGCGGCTGGAACTGGAACTGACGGAGACGGCCGCCCTGTACGAGGATGACCGGGCGGCGCAGACCATGCAGCTGCTGCGGGACCTGGGGGTGTCCCTGAGCATTGACGATTTCGGGAGTGGCTACTCGAATCTGGCGCGGCTGCGGTCGCTGCCGATCACGGGCGTGAAGCTGGACCGGTCGTGTACGGTGGATCTGCCGGAGGGACCGTCCAGTCCGTTCTCGCGGGCGCTGCTCAGTGCGGTGCTGGGGTTGACGCAGCACCTGCCGCTGGACCTGACGGCCGAGGGCGTGGAATCCGCCGCGCACCTGGCGGTGCTGCGTGAACTGAACTGCCCGCTGGGGCAGGGGCACGGCCTGTCCCGGCCGCTGAGTCCTGCTGATTTCGTGGCGCTGCTGCAGGCTCCGCCCCGCTCGGCGGTGCCGGTGGGCGCGGCCGCCAGCTGA